The Deferribacterota bacterium region TTTAGGACACTTTTTTGTCCATATCTTTTTTCTAAATTAATTGTTTCTAATGTTTTTTGTGGCATTGTTTTTTATAGGTACTAAAAAAATGATTGCGCCAAGGATTATTATAATAAAACCAATCCATATAAATGAGACAAGCGGTAGGAGTTTAATTTGTATGCCAATATAATTATCTGGTTTTGAATATGAAGCTAAAATGATATATAGATCATGCGACAATTTTGAATATATGGCAACCTCCCCAAAGGATTCTTCGTGATTTCTATAAAAACGCCTCTCAGGAGCTACTGTTATAATATACTCACCCTTTTCATTATTAACTTTTATTGGCACATATGCAGAAACATAGTTTGTGAATTCATTAAATTTAATCTCTCCAAGCTCTAGAATGTAATGATTAAGTTTAATTGTCTCTCCTTGCGAGGCAACAACCTCGGCATCTCTTTGATAAAGAGAGGAAAATATTATACCTAGCCCCATTATTAGAATGCCTATATGAATAATCATTGATGAATAGAAGCTTTTATTTACCTTTAAATTTTTAATACCACCTTTTATGAGGTTTTTTATAATAAATAGTAAGACCGAAAAAAGGGCAAATAGGTCTGCTAAATATAATATTACTGAATTTATTTTTTTAAAACCTGTAAAATACAGATAAATACTAACTATTAATGCAAGAATAAAAGCGGGTATAATTATTGATAAAAATTTTCTATTTTTAACACCGTTGAAAGGAATAGCATTGCACAATCCTAGTAGTATGAAAATTGTTATAAAAAATGGTGTGGTAGCTTTATTGTAGTAAGATATGCTTACCGATGCCCCTTCTGGCATAAAAAATTGAGTAAATATAGGTAGGGTAGAGCCAAAAAAAATTACTGCTAAGAGTGCTATAAAAACCCAGTTTGTAATGTATACTAAGCCTTCTTTTGAAAGGGTAACATCTTCAGTTACTTTTTTTATCCCCTTTTTGAAGAATATAAATAGAAAAATAGCAGTTGTTAATATGATAAAAATTAAGAATAGAGGCCCTAATGAGGTTTTACCAAAGCTATGGACAGAGTCAATAACCCCACTTCTTGTTAAAAAGGTTGCAAATATACATAGTTCATAGGTAGCTAAAATTAGAATATATGTCCAGTTGTTTAATGCATATTTTTTGTTTAATATGTAAGCAGAGTGAAGAAATGCGGTTGCGGTTAACCATGGAAAAAGTGATGCGTTTTCAACAGGGTCCCACGCCCAATAACCACCCCAACCAAGTTCAACATATGACCACTGTGCACCAAGCACAATACCGATTGTTAAAAATAACCAAATTATAAGATTTATATATCTAGTATTTTTTATCCAAAAGGCTTTAAGATCTTTTGACATAATTGCTGCTACTGCATGAGCAAATGTAACAGTAAAACCCGCAAAGCCAATATATAGTGTTGGAGGATGGTAAATCATCCCAGGATTTTGTAAAAGTGGGTTCATGCCAAGGCCATCCATTGGGAAAAAATCGAGTTCTTTGAATGGATTCATAACAAAGGTTGTCAACATAAGGAAAAATGTTTCAGTTATAAGTAAAGTTATAAAAACAAGTGAATTGTACCTGTAGTCGAATTTTCTAATTCTATATAACTCTATAGCAGAAAATACTGTAATAAGCCAAGCCCATAAAAAAAGTGAGCCCTCCTGGCCTGCCCAAAAAGCTGAAAATTTATAGATTAGGGGAAGTGATCTGTCAGTATATTTTGCAACATATTCCATTTTGAAATAGCTGGTTATGCAAGCATAAGTAAGTATTACCCCTGAGAGGGTAGTAAATAAAATTTTAACTATAACTAGAAAATTTGCTCTTCTAAAATATCTTTTATTGCCATAGATATAGGCATATACATATGATACTATTGCAATAATAGCAATTACTAGAGCAATTAACTCAAATAATGTACCAAGCTTACCCAAGAATAACCCCCTTGAAAAATTAGGTTAGAACTAAATACGGTTATTTTTCACTTAATTTAGCTTCATATTTTGATGGGCACTTTGCTAAGAGGGTTTTTGCATCTAGAGTATTTTTTTCTTTATTGTAAACACCCTCAACAATCACACCCCTGCCCTCTTTAAATGTATCTGGTATTATACCGTTATAAGAAACATTTATATAATTATTATCTTCACCAATAAGCTTGAAAAACAACTCTTTCTCTTTATCATTCCTTATAACAGAATTAACTTTTACCAAACCAGATACCCTTACATCAGTACCTAGAGAGATATCTTTAGCTATAAGTTCGTCTACCTCTAAGTAGTATATACCACTTTTGTTAAAACCAGTTGTGATAAGATATATAATAGCAATAATAATTAAGCAAGAGCTTATGATATATTTTTTCTTCATAACGACTCCCTAATAATATATAACATCTTGAATTTTTATTATTTTAAAATAAAATAATAAAAAAGCAATAATAAATTTGGAGAGTAACATGAATGAACTTACCATTGTTACTGTATTTTTAGCAGGTTTCCTTTCTTTTTTATCACCCTGCATTTTACCATTAATACCGGCATATATCTCATTTATTTCTGGCGAAAACTTATATAGTCTTACTGAAAGCAGTAGAAAGATACATGTTAAAGCAATCATTGGCACAATTTTTTTTGGCCTAGGTTTTACAACTGTTTTTGTTGCTATGGGTGCAAGTGCTACATGGATTGGTAGTTTTTTTGTGCAGTATAAGTATGTCTTATCAAAAGTAGCAGGTGTTATTATTGTTATTTTTGGCTTGCATTTGTTAGGTTTTTTTAAATTTAATTTATTGAAAAAACAATATAAGGTAAATTATAAAAAAGGTAACTCACCTTATTATATAGAGTCATTTTTGTTGGGTTTGGCATTTGTTCTTGGCTGGACACCCTGTATAGGTCCTATACTTGGTTCTATACTGGCAGTTGCTGCTACTGAGGAAACTATAAATAAAGGTATATTTTTACTCTCTGTCTATTCAGCTGGTCTTTGGGTTCCATTTTTAATAACTGCTGTTTTTTTGTCAACTTGTCTTCTGCTTATAAAAAAATATTCAAAGGTATCTCTTTTTATAGAAAAGGCTTCAGGAATACTTTTGATTTTTATGGGAATTCTTATATTTACAAATGCATTAAGCTATTTAGCAACTTTTTTTAGCTAGACAGATCCTATTTTTTTCTTGTTTTTGGTGTAAAGAACATGCATTTTTTACCAGAGGAATTGTATACTTCAATTGAAGGTAATCTTTTAGATTTAAAATTAAGGACAGTGCACCCATAGGGTCTTTTTTCATCCCAGGTTATTCTTAGATATTTACATTTAAAGCAATTAATAAAATTTTTATTCACTTTAATATCTCCAAAATTTCATCTACCCTTCCTTCATTTATATCAATAGGCGGCATAAGTGCGTTATCTTTTAGTTTCCTTGGGTTTTTTATCC contains the following coding sequences:
- a CDS encoding cytochrome c biogenesis protein CcdA encodes the protein MNELTIVTVFLAGFLSFLSPCILPLIPAYISFISGENLYSLTESSRKIHVKAIIGTIFFGLGFTTVFVAMGASATWIGSFFVQYKYVLSKVAGVIIVIFGLHLLGFFKFNLLKKQYKVNYKKGNSPYYIESFLLGLAFVLGWTPCIGPILGSILAVAATEETINKGIFLLSVYSAGLWVPFLITAVFLSTCLLLIKKYSKVSLFIEKASGILLIFMGILIFTNALSYLATFFS
- a CDS encoding cytochrome c-type biogenesis CcmF C-terminal domain-containing protein; translation: MGKLGTLFELIALVIAIIAIVSYVYAYIYGNKRYFRRANFLVIVKILFTTLSGVILTYACITSYFKMEYVAKYTDRSLPLIYKFSAFWAGQEGSLFLWAWLITVFSAIELYRIRKFDYRYNSLVFITLLITETFFLMLTTFVMNPFKELDFFPMDGLGMNPLLQNPGMIYHPPTLYIGFAGFTVTFAHAVAAIMSKDLKAFWIKNTRYINLIIWLFLTIGIVLGAQWSYVELGWGGYWAWDPVENASLFPWLTATAFLHSAYILNKKYALNNWTYILILATYELCIFATFLTRSGVIDSVHSFGKTSLGPLFLIFIILTTAIFLFIFFKKGIKKVTEDVTLSKEGLVYITNWVFIALLAVIFFGSTLPIFTQFFMPEGASVSISYYNKATTPFFITIFILLGLCNAIPFNGVKNRKFLSIIIPAFILALIVSIYLYFTGFKKINSVILYLADLFALFSVLLFIIKNLIKGGIKNLKVNKSFYSSMIIHIGILIMGLGIIFSSLYQRDAEVVASQGETIKLNHYILELGEIKFNEFTNYVSAYVPIKVNNEKGEYIITVAPERRFYRNHEESFGEVAIYSKLSHDLYIILASYSKPDNYIGIQIKLLPLVSFIWIGFIIIILGAIIFLVPIKNNATKNIRNN
- a CDS encoding cytochrome c maturation protein CcmE; amino-acid sequence: MKKKYIISSCLIIIAIIYLITTGFNKSGIYYLEVDELIAKDISLGTDVRVSGLVKVNSVIRNDKEKELFFKLIGEDNNYINVSYNGIIPDTFKEGRGVIVEGVYNKEKNTLDAKTLLAKCPSKYEAKLSEK